Proteins encoded within one genomic window of Sphaerotilus montanus:
- a CDS encoding alpha-glucosidase family protein, with protein MMEKLTPSAQNDWWRGAVIYQIYPRSFQDSNADGVGDLPGITHRLEHVAALGVDAIWISPFFKSPMKDFGYDVSDYRDVDPLFGTLADFDALLARAHQLGLRVMIDQVLSHTSDQHAWFQESRLSRDNPKHDWYVWADAKPDGTPPNNWLSVFGGSAWQWDTRRRQYYLHSFLTSQPDLNFHNPAVQDAVLGEVRFWCEKGVDGFRFDACNHQVHDALLRDNPPAEGGDVSTVRADNPYAMQRHLFDKSQPENLVFLERLRGVLDAFGAASIGEVGDEHSPPIMADYTEAGKRLHMAYSFSLLTSRSSPAHLRGEVEALEREIARTGGWGCWALSNHDVPRIATRWSTTGTADPRQARMLLAMLLSLRGSVCLYQGEELGLPEADVPYERLQDPYGMAFWPEFKGRDGCRTPMPWVAEDAQGGFSPVEPWLPVSAPQRAIAVDVQEADAGSVLHATRALLAWRRASAVLRAGDLRFLDTDCDAVLLFERTLGTERRLFAFNFSGTEVTLALPPDWPSATIDAAAPLSGARLDTAAARLILSPFGALCSQSSHTEH; from the coding sequence ATGATGGAAAAACTGACACCTTCTGCACAGAACGACTGGTGGCGCGGCGCCGTCATCTACCAGATCTACCCCCGCAGTTTCCAGGACAGCAACGCCGATGGTGTCGGCGACCTGCCGGGCATCACCCACCGGCTGGAACACGTGGCTGCACTCGGCGTCGATGCCATCTGGATCTCGCCGTTCTTCAAGAGTCCGATGAAGGACTTCGGCTACGACGTCTCGGATTACCGCGACGTCGATCCGCTGTTCGGGACGCTGGCGGATTTCGACGCACTGCTGGCCCGCGCACACCAGCTCGGCCTGCGCGTCATGATCGACCAGGTGCTCTCGCACACCTCCGACCAGCACGCCTGGTTCCAGGAAAGCCGCCTCAGCCGCGACAACCCGAAACACGACTGGTACGTCTGGGCCGATGCGAAGCCGGACGGCACGCCCCCGAACAACTGGCTTAGCGTCTTCGGCGGCTCGGCCTGGCAGTGGGACACGCGCCGGCGGCAGTACTACCTGCACAGCTTCCTCACCTCGCAGCCCGACCTGAACTTCCACAACCCCGCGGTGCAGGACGCCGTGCTGGGCGAGGTGCGTTTCTGGTGCGAGAAGGGCGTGGACGGCTTCCGTTTCGATGCCTGCAACCACCAGGTGCATGACGCGCTGCTGCGCGACAACCCACCCGCCGAAGGCGGCGATGTGAGCACCGTGCGCGCCGACAACCCCTACGCGATGCAGCGGCACCTCTTCGACAAGAGCCAGCCGGAGAACCTCGTGTTCCTGGAGCGGCTGCGCGGCGTGCTCGACGCATTCGGCGCGGCCAGCATCGGCGAGGTCGGCGACGAACATTCGCCGCCGATCATGGCCGACTACACCGAGGCCGGAAAACGCCTGCACATGGCCTACAGCTTCAGCCTGCTGACCAGCCGCAGCTCGCCCGCCCACCTGCGCGGCGAGGTCGAGGCACTGGAGCGCGAGATCGCCCGCACCGGCGGCTGGGGCTGCTGGGCGCTGTCCAACCACGACGTGCCGCGCATCGCCACGCGCTGGTCGACCACCGGCACGGCCGATCCGCGCCAGGCCCGGATGCTGCTGGCCATGCTGCTGAGCCTGCGCGGCAGTGTCTGCCTGTACCAGGGCGAGGAGCTGGGCCTGCCGGAAGCGGACGTGCCGTACGAGCGGCTGCAGGATCCCTACGGCATGGCTTTCTGGCCCGAGTTCAAGGGCCGCGACGGCTGCCGCACGCCGATGCCCTGGGTGGCCGAGGACGCGCAGGGCGGGTTCTCGCCGGTCGAGCCCTGGCTGCCGGTGTCAGCACCACAACGTGCCATCGCGGTCGATGTGCAGGAGGCCGATGCCGGCTCGGTGCTGCACGCCACGCGTGCGTTGCTGGCCTGGCGGCGCGCTTCGGCGGTGCTCCGCGCTGGCGACCTGCGCTTCCTCGACACCGACTGCGACGCCGTGCTGCTGTTCGAGCGCACGCTCGGTACCGAGCGCCGGCTGTTCGCGTTCAATTTCAGCGGCACCGAGGTGACACTGGCGCTGCCACCGGACTGGCCGTCCGCCACGATCGACGCCGCAGCCCCGTTGAGCGGCGCCCGCCTGGACACGGCGGCCGCCCGACTGATCCTTTCCCCCTTCGGCGCGCTGTGTTCACAGTCGTCCCACACCGAGCACTGA
- the glgX gene encoding glycogen debranching protein GlgX yields the protein MRMAPGSPWPLGAELVPEGVNFAVWAPDATRLEVCLFDAEGTQELVRHALPVCTDGVWHGCLVGAAVGLVYGLRAHGPWDLAQGHRFNPAKVLLDPWAKSVVGRYGGTPDADLSLYLGHSEADPALPDTRDNAAVALKARVLSPAPIVDAAERPHCSADRTVLCELHVRSATMLHPQIPAALRGSYAALAHPAMLDHWRSLGVTSLSLLPVHARADEARLQQQGLSNHWGYSSIAFLAPEPRYWSGRPGTTPESECREMVHATHAAGLEVVLDVVFNHTGETDECGPTLSMRGLANARYYHLDPQRRDRYVNWTGCGNCLNLAEPRVVELVLGSLRHWVQAYGVDGFRFDLAPVLARGRDGQFSAAAGFFAALQSDPVLSRTKLIAEPWDIGPGGYQLGGFPPGWSEWNDQYRDTLRAWWLRGGGDRGVFAHRFAGSSAQFHHDRRQPTASVNFITAHDGFTLRDLVTYDHKHNHANGEHNRDGHHHNSSWNCGVEGETADPAVRALRLRLQRALLATLLLSQGTPMLLAGDEIGHSQQGNNNAYCQDNALSWLDWAGQDTDLLATTRRLLTLRRDCPALRIGQWLTGQPDAHGRTDVVWLHPDGHRLADADWRSVTDRALLVHLHAAAGPQVLLVFNPETDDRRCQLPADIDWQLVFDSARPAAEPPPARATPGTTVVCSARSVLMLRSR from the coding sequence ATGCGGATGGCGCCGGGTTCGCCGTGGCCCCTGGGTGCCGAGCTGGTGCCCGAGGGCGTGAACTTCGCTGTCTGGGCACCAGACGCGACGCGGTTGGAGGTCTGCCTCTTTGATGCAGAAGGCACGCAGGAACTGGTGCGGCACGCGCTGCCCGTCTGCACCGACGGCGTCTGGCATGGCTGCCTCGTTGGCGCGGCGGTAGGTCTGGTCTACGGTCTGCGCGCCCACGGACCGTGGGATCTCGCGCAGGGGCACAGGTTCAACCCGGCCAAGGTCTTGCTCGATCCGTGGGCGAAGTCCGTGGTTGGTCGCTATGGCGGCACGCCGGACGCCGACCTGAGCCTGTACCTGGGCCACAGCGAGGCCGATCCGGCCCTGCCCGATACCCGCGACAACGCCGCCGTGGCGCTCAAGGCCCGGGTGCTGTCGCCTGCGCCAATCGTGGACGCTGCAGAGCGCCCGCACTGCAGCGCCGACCGCACGGTGCTGTGCGAACTGCACGTCCGCTCGGCGACGATGCTGCATCCGCAGATTCCCGCCGCGCTGCGCGGCAGCTATGCGGCACTCGCGCATCCCGCCATGCTCGACCACTGGCGCAGCCTCGGCGTGACGAGCCTGAGCCTGCTCCCCGTGCACGCGCGCGCGGACGAAGCCCGTCTGCAGCAGCAGGGCCTGAGCAACCACTGGGGCTATTCGAGCATCGCCTTCCTGGCGCCGGAGCCGCGCTACTGGAGCGGCCGCCCCGGCACCACGCCCGAATCCGAATGCCGCGAGATGGTGCATGCCACCCATGCGGCCGGGCTGGAGGTGGTGCTTGACGTGGTCTTCAACCACACCGGCGAAACCGACGAGTGCGGCCCGACCCTGTCGATGCGGGGCCTGGCCAATGCACGCTACTACCACCTGGATCCCCAGCGGCGCGACCGCTACGTCAACTGGACCGGTTGCGGCAACTGCCTGAACCTCGCCGAGCCGCGGGTGGTGGAGCTGGTGCTGGGCTCGCTGCGGCACTGGGTGCAGGCCTACGGTGTGGACGGCTTCCGCTTCGATCTGGCGCCCGTGCTCGCACGCGGTCGGGATGGCCAGTTCAGCGCAGCGGCCGGCTTCTTTGCGGCCTTGCAGTCGGACCCGGTGCTCTCCCGCACCAAGCTGATCGCCGAACCGTGGGACATCGGCCCGGGCGGCTACCAGCTCGGGGGCTTTCCGCCAGGCTGGTCGGAATGGAACGACCAGTACCGCGACACCCTGCGCGCCTGGTGGCTGCGGGGCGGGGGGGACCGCGGCGTGTTCGCGCACCGCTTCGCCGGCTCCAGCGCCCAGTTCCACCACGACCGGCGCCAGCCCACCGCCAGCGTCAACTTCATCACCGCGCACGACGGTTTCACGCTACGCGACCTCGTCACCTACGACCACAAGCACAACCACGCCAACGGCGAGCACAACCGCGACGGCCACCACCACAACAGCAGCTGGAACTGCGGCGTGGAAGGCGAGACGGCCGACCCGGCGGTGCGGGCGCTGCGGCTGCGGCTGCAACGGGCGCTGCTGGCCACGCTGCTGCTGTCGCAGGGCACGCCGATGCTGCTGGCCGGCGACGAGATCGGCCACAGCCAGCAGGGCAACAACAACGCCTATTGCCAGGACAACGCGCTGTCGTGGCTCGACTGGGCCGGGCAGGACACGGACCTGCTCGCCACCACCCGGCGCCTGCTGACCTTGCGCAGGGACTGTCCGGCACTGCGCATCGGGCAATGGCTCACTGGTCAGCCGGACGCACACGGCCGCACCGACGTGGTCTGGCTGCATCCGGACGGCCACCGCCTCGCGGACGCCGACTGGCGCTCGGTCACCGACCGCGCGCTGCTGGTGCACCTGCACGCCGCCGCCGGCCCGCAGGTGCTGCTCGTGTTCAACCCGGAGACGGACGACCGGCGCTGCCAGCTCCCGGCGGACATCGACTGGCAACTGGTGTTCGACAGCGCCCGCCCGGCGGCCGAGCCCCCCCCCGCCCGTGCCACGCCAGGCACCACCGTGGTCTGTTCGGCACGGAGCGTGCTAATGCTGCGTTCGCGCTAA
- a CDS encoding arginine/lysine/ornithine decarboxylase, with protein sequence MQRFNFPIVIIDEDYRSENTSGLGIRALAQAIEKEGFQVLGATSYGDLSQFAQQQSRASAFILSIDDEEFTPGPELDPAVLNLRKFIEEIRFRNTDIPIYIYGETRTSQHIPNSILRELHGFIHMFEDTPEFVARHIIREAKSYLDGLAPPFFKELMDYAQDGSYSWHCPGHSGGVAFLKSPVGQMFHQFFGENMLRADVCNAVEELGQLLDHTGPVAASEKNAARIFNADHCFFVTNGTSTSNKMVWHHTVAPDDVVVVDRNCHKSILHAIIMTGAIPVFMTPTRNHYGIIGPIPQSEFTREAIQAKIARNPLLAGVDAKTVKPRIMTLTQSTYDGVLYNTETIKGMLDGWIDTLHFDEAWLPHAAFHRFYGSYHAMGKNRARPKQAMVYATQSTHKLLAGISQASQVLVQDAQEQKLDRHLFNEAYLMHSSTSPQYAIIASCDVAAAMMEPPGGTALVEESIKEALDFRRAMRKVEDEFGLDWWFKVWGPEALAADGMGHSDGWILEANETWHGFGDLAPGFNMLDPIKSTIITPGLNMSGSFDKTGIPASIVTKFLAEHGVVVEKTGLYSFFILFTIGITKGRWNTLLTALQQFKDDYDRNQPIWRVLPEFAAKYPMYERMGLRDLCQQIHEAYAEGDIARLTTEMYLSDLHPAMKPSEAYAYIAHRKTERVEIDQLEGRITTSLLTPYPPGIPLLIPGERFNKKICDYLRFTRKFNDRFPGFHTDVHGLVEEDIGGGQHRYYVDCVKQ encoded by the coding sequence ATGCAGCGTTTCAACTTTCCCATCGTCATCATCGATGAGGACTACCGTTCGGAGAACACCTCCGGTCTGGGCATCCGCGCACTGGCGCAGGCGATCGAGAAGGAAGGTTTCCAGGTCCTGGGCGCCACCAGCTACGGCGACCTGAGCCAGTTCGCCCAGCAGCAGAGCCGCGCCAGCGCCTTCATCCTGTCGATCGACGACGAGGAGTTCACCCCCGGCCCCGAGCTGGACCCGGCGGTGCTGAACCTGCGCAAGTTCATCGAGGAGATCCGGTTCCGCAACACGGACATCCCGATCTACATCTACGGCGAGACGCGTACCTCGCAGCACATCCCGAACAGCATCCTGCGCGAGCTGCACGGCTTCATCCACATGTTCGAGGACACGCCCGAGTTCGTGGCGCGTCACATCATCCGTGAAGCCAAGAGCTACCTCGACGGGCTGGCCCCGCCGTTCTTCAAGGAGCTGATGGACTACGCCCAGGACGGCTCCTACTCGTGGCACTGCCCGGGGCACTCCGGCGGCGTCGCCTTCCTGAAGAGCCCGGTCGGCCAGATGTTCCACCAGTTCTTCGGCGAGAACATGCTGCGCGCCGACGTGTGCAACGCGGTGGAAGAACTCGGCCAGCTGCTCGACCACACCGGCCCGGTCGCGGCCAGCGAGAAGAACGCCGCGCGCATCTTCAACGCCGACCACTGCTTCTTCGTCACCAACGGCACGTCCACGTCCAACAAGATGGTGTGGCACCACACGGTGGCCCCGGACGACGTGGTGGTCGTGGACCGCAACTGCCACAAGTCGATCCTGCACGCGATCATCATGACCGGCGCGATCCCCGTCTTCATGACGCCGACGCGCAACCACTACGGCATCATCGGCCCGATCCCGCAGAGCGAGTTCACCCGCGAAGCCATCCAGGCCAAGATCGCACGCAACCCGCTGCTGGCCGGCGTCGACGCCAAGACGGTCAAGCCGCGCATCATGACGCTGACGCAGAGCACCTACGACGGCGTGCTCTACAACACCGAAACCATCAAGGGGATGCTGGACGGCTGGATCGACACGCTGCACTTCGACGAAGCCTGGCTGCCGCACGCCGCGTTCCACCGCTTCTACGGCTCGTACCACGCGATGGGCAAGAACCGCGCGCGCCCGAAGCAGGCGATGGTCTACGCCACGCAGTCGACCCACAAGCTGCTGGCCGGCATCAGCCAGGCCTCGCAGGTGCTGGTGCAGGACGCGCAGGAGCAGAAGCTCGACCGCCACCTCTTCAACGAGGCCTACCTGATGCACTCGTCCACCAGCCCGCAGTACGCGATCATCGCCTCGTGCGACGTCGCTGCGGCCATGATGGAGCCCCCGGGCGGCACGGCACTGGTCGAGGAAAGCATCAAGGAAGCGCTGGACTTCCGCCGCGCCATGCGCAAGGTCGAGGACGAGTTCGGCCTGGACTGGTGGTTCAAGGTCTGGGGTCCGGAAGCGCTGGCCGCCGACGGCATGGGCCACTCGGACGGCTGGATCCTGGAGGCCAACGAGACCTGGCACGGTTTCGGCGATCTGGCCCCGGGCTTCAACATGCTCGACCCGATCAAGTCGACCATCATCACGCCCGGGCTGAACATGTCCGGCTCCTTCGACAAGACGGGCATCCCGGCCTCGATCGTCACCAAGTTCCTCGCCGAACACGGCGTGGTGGTGGAGAAGACTGGCCTCTACAGCTTCTTCATCCTGTTCACCATCGGCATCACCAAGGGCCGCTGGAACACGCTGCTGACCGCGCTGCAGCAGTTCAAGGACGACTACGACCGCAACCAGCCGATCTGGCGCGTGCTGCCCGAGTTCGCCGCCAAGTACCCGATGTACGAACGCATGGGCCTGCGCGACCTCTGCCAGCAGATCCACGAGGCCTACGCCGAAGGCGACATCGCGCGCCTGACGACCGAGATGTACCTGTCGGACCTGCACCCGGCGATGAAGCCGAGCGAGGCCTATGCCTACATCGCCCACCGCAAGACCGAGCGCGTGGAGATCGACCAGCTCGAAGGCCGCATCACCACCTCGCTGCTGACGCCGTACCCGCCGGGCATTCCGCTGCTGATCCCGGGCGAGCGCTTCAACAAGAAGATCTGCGACTACCTGCGCTTCACCCGCAAGTTCAATGACCGCTTCCCCGGCTTCCACACCGACGTGCACGGTCTGGTCGAAGAGGACATCGGTGGCGGCCAGCACCGCTACTACGTCGACTGCGTGAAGCAGTGA
- a CDS encoding GNAT family N-acetyltransferase has translation MLTNRTDPTWRFEILRGRQGFDVLRPRWQALVDGLPNSTYLQQPGWIGSYLDAIARPDETFYFVAASRGTELGGVLVLKRSAGLQAWLKPEVEMVTGEHMVLADLVGDVRDRSLWPAMLDWLVRQRSMRWAVLRLPAVAASSVLGQVLPALGTPRCLRTTRTRSAWLDCSRDLAHATQSVSKSFHQNLNRLTRRAQSMGTLGYQTVTAPQALEQALEQFLGVESSGWKKDSGTAIALDPVLVAFYRRLVNEFGTRGACRINLLTLDGVTIAAQFGLVSDRQLNLLKIGYSQEHASIAPGNLAMRHTIEQVCADPSLDRLSFVTHPPWAHLWKPHLTPVDSVSLFPPTPVGRVAHALSGWRQEHRARHAEGAVETTVGAPGPRVPA, from the coding sequence ATGCTGACGAATCGGACAGACCCGACATGGCGTTTCGAGATCCTGCGCGGACGCCAGGGATTCGATGTCCTGCGCCCGCGCTGGCAGGCCCTGGTGGACGGGTTGCCGAACAGCACCTATCTGCAGCAGCCGGGCTGGATCGGCAGCTACCTGGACGCCATCGCCAGGCCGGATGAAACCTTCTACTTCGTGGCTGCCAGCCGGGGCACGGAACTGGGCGGCGTGCTGGTGCTGAAGCGGTCTGCCGGACTGCAGGCATGGCTGAAGCCCGAGGTGGAGATGGTGACGGGCGAGCACATGGTGCTGGCCGACCTGGTCGGGGATGTGCGGGACCGCAGCCTCTGGCCGGCGATGCTGGACTGGCTGGTGCGGCAGCGGTCGATGCGCTGGGCGGTCCTGCGCCTGCCGGCGGTCGCTGCCAGCTCGGTGCTGGGCCAGGTCCTGCCGGCGCTCGGCACGCCCCGCTGCCTGCGCACGACCCGCACCCGATCGGCCTGGCTGGACTGCAGCCGGGACCTGGCCCATGCCACCCAGTCGGTGTCGAAGTCCTTCCACCAGAACCTGAACCGGCTCACGCGCCGCGCCCAGTCGATGGGGACGCTCGGCTATCAGACGGTCACGGCGCCGCAGGCGCTGGAGCAGGCGCTGGAGCAGTTCCTCGGGGTGGAATCGTCGGGCTGGAAGAAGGACAGCGGCACGGCCATCGCGCTGGACCCGGTGCTCGTCGCGTTCTACCGCCGGCTGGTCAACGAATTCGGGACACGCGGCGCCTGCCGCATCAACCTGCTGACGCTGGATGGCGTGACGATCGCCGCCCAGTTCGGCCTGGTCAGTGACCGCCAGCTCAATCTGCTCAAGATCGGTTACAGCCAGGAACACGCCAGCATCGCGCCGGGCAACCTGGCCATGCGCCACACCATCGAGCAGGTGTGTGCGGATCCGTCGCTTGACCGCCTGAGTTTCGTGACCCATCCACCGTGGGCCCATCTCTGGAAACCGCACCTGACCCCGGTGGACAGCGTCAGCCTGTTTCCGCCGACACCGGTGGGCCGCGTGGCACACGCCTTGTCTGGCTGGCGGCAGGAACACCGCGCGCGCCATGCCGAAGGCGCTGTGGAGACCACGGTGGGTGCACCCGGTCCGCGGGTACCAGCCTGA
- the glgB gene encoding 1,4-alpha-glucan branching protein GlgB, whose protein sequence is MASKTPAAKTPARKAPAKTAASEAKATPDIGQVDADTLAALMRADHGDPFAVLGMHHTGMALVVRALLPTAEKVELLDTLGRCLCELTRQGDSDLFTGAVPRRRNPFAYRLRVQWRAHDGQSAHTTELEDPYRFPALITETDIYLLAEGTHHRPYEWLGAHLNTVDGVAGTRFAVWAPSARRVSVVGNFNQWDGRRHMMRLRHECGVWEVFVPQVGEGDLYKFEILGADGAVHSKADPFAFRAEIRPQTASVVQRLLPGLAISEQRQRANALDAPISVYEVHLGSWKRNADGEWLTYRELAEQLVPYVRDMGFTHIELLPIHEHPFDGSWGYQPTGLYAPTSRFGTPWDFRAFVDAAHEAGLGVILDWVPAHFPTDAFGLANFDGTHLYEHADPREGFHQDWNTLIYNFGRAEVRNYLVGNALYWIERYGIDGLRVDAVASMLYRDYSRKHGEWIPNKDGGRENLEAIEFLRRVNHIVGTQRPEAMTVAEESTAFPMVTRPPSPDLQSGGLGFHFKWNMGWMNDTLSYFARDPLYRKYHHDQIRFSLMYAFSENFLLPLSHDEVVHGKGSLLQKMPGDEWQKFANLRAYYGFMWGHPGKKLLFMGCEFGQNTEWNAEASLPWQLLDQPLHRGVQRLVRDLNAVLRHYPALHQQDVSPDGFAWISHSDAEHSVLVFERRAANGQRVVVISSLTPVVHRGWRIGVPTAGVWRELINTDLSVYGGSGVGNGLMHSEPIGWHDQAQSITVTLPPLATLMLVCD, encoded by the coding sequence ATGGCGAGCAAGACTCCTGCAGCAAAGACCCCCGCCCGCAAGGCACCGGCCAAGACGGCCGCCTCCGAGGCCAAGGCGACGCCAGACATCGGCCAGGTCGACGCCGACACGCTGGCCGCACTGATGCGCGCAGACCACGGCGATCCGTTCGCCGTGCTGGGCATGCACCACACCGGCATGGCGCTGGTCGTGCGGGCGCTGCTGCCCACCGCGGAGAAGGTGGAATTGCTCGACACGCTCGGGCGCTGTCTGTGCGAGCTGACGCGGCAAGGCGACAGCGACCTGTTCACCGGCGCCGTGCCGCGTCGCCGCAACCCGTTTGCCTACCGCCTGCGCGTCCAGTGGCGTGCCCATGACGGCCAGTCGGCACACACGACCGAGCTGGAAGACCCGTACCGCTTCCCCGCGCTGATCACCGAAACCGACATCTACCTGCTCGCCGAAGGCACGCACCACCGCCCCTACGAGTGGCTCGGCGCACACCTGAACACCGTGGACGGCGTGGCCGGCACGCGCTTCGCCGTCTGGGCGCCGAGCGCACGCCGCGTGTCGGTGGTCGGCAACTTCAACCAGTGGGACGGCCGCCGCCACATGATGCGGCTGCGCCATGAGTGCGGCGTCTGGGAAGTCTTCGTGCCGCAGGTGGGCGAGGGCGACCTCTACAAGTTCGAGATCCTCGGCGCCGACGGAGCCGTGCACTCCAAGGCCGACCCGTTCGCTTTCCGCGCCGAGATCCGGCCGCAGACCGCCTCGGTCGTCCAGCGCCTGCTGCCCGGTCTGGCCATCAGCGAACAGCGCCAGCGCGCCAATGCGCTGGATGCGCCGATCTCGGTCTACGAGGTCCACCTCGGCTCCTGGAAGCGCAACGCCGACGGCGAGTGGCTCACCTACCGCGAACTCGCCGAACAGCTGGTGCCGTACGTGCGTGACATGGGCTTCACGCACATCGAGCTGCTGCCGATCCACGAACACCCGTTCGACGGTTCGTGGGGCTACCAGCCGACGGGCCTGTACGCGCCCACCTCGCGCTTCGGCACGCCGTGGGACTTCCGCGCCTTCGTCGATGCGGCGCATGAGGCTGGCCTCGGCGTGATCCTCGACTGGGTGCCGGCGCACTTCCCGACCGACGCTTTCGGTCTGGCGAACTTCGACGGCACGCACCTCTACGAACATGCCGATCCGCGCGAAGGCTTCCACCAGGACTGGAACACGCTGATCTACAACTTCGGCCGGGCCGAGGTGCGCAACTACCTCGTCGGCAACGCGCTGTACTGGATCGAGCGCTACGGCATCGACGGGCTGCGCGTGGACGCGGTGGCCTCGATGCTCTACCGCGACTACAGCCGCAAGCACGGCGAGTGGATCCCGAACAAGGACGGTGGCCGCGAGAACCTCGAAGCGATCGAGTTCCTGCGCCGCGTGAACCACATCGTCGGCACGCAGCGTCCCGAAGCCATGACCGTGGCCGAGGAATCGACCGCCTTCCCGATGGTGACGCGCCCGCCGTCGCCCGACCTGCAGTCCGGCGGCCTCGGCTTCCACTTCAAGTGGAACATGGGCTGGATGAACGACACGCTGAGCTACTTCGCGCGTGACCCGCTCTACCGCAAGTACCACCACGACCAGATCCGCTTCTCGCTGATGTACGCCTTCAGCGAAAACTTCCTGCTGCCGCTCTCGCACGACGAGGTGGTGCACGGCAAGGGCTCGCTGCTGCAGAAGATGCCCGGCGACGAGTGGCAGAAGTTCGCCAACCTGCGCGCCTACTACGGCTTCATGTGGGGCCACCCGGGCAAGAAGCTGCTGTTCATGGGCTGCGAGTTCGGCCAGAACACCGAGTGGAATGCCGAAGCCAGCCTGCCGTGGCAGCTGCTCGACCAGCCGCTGCACCGCGGCGTGCAGCGCCTGGTACGCGACCTGAACGCCGTGCTGCGCCACTACCCGGCACTGCACCAGCAGGACGTCAGCCCCGACGGCTTCGCCTGGATCAGCCACTCGGACGCCGAGCACTCGGTGCTGGTCTTCGAGCGCCGGGCGGCCAACGGCCAGCGCGTCGTGGTCATCAGCAGCCTGACGCCGGTGGTGCACCGCGGCTGGCGCATCGGCGTGCCGACGGCCGGCGTCTGGCGCGAGCTGATCAACACCGATCTGTCGGTCTACGGCGGCTCCGGCGTGGGCAACGGCCTGATGCACAGCGAGCCGATCGGCTGGCATGACCAGGCGCAGTCGATCACGGTCACGCTGCCGCCACTGGCGACGCTGATGCTGGTGTGCGATTGA
- a CDS encoding DMT family transporter, protein MALGMAFALLAGLVWGLVFVAPLLLPQYSAALLTCGRYLAFGLVALPLGWLDRARLREFAPADWLEALKLSAVGNFLYYLCLAAAIQRAGGPLPTMVIGTLPVVIAISSNLRDAQRDGRLPWLKLLPSLALIATGIACVNQVELQQLRLERDFDFGRYGSGLLLAVGAVVCWTWYPMRNADWLRAHADRNPRSWATAQGLMTLPLAVLGYGALWLWSAFGGDPGLSMPFGPTPQRYLLLMLAVGLLASWVGTLCWNEASQRLPTALVGQLIVFETLSALSYALLLRGVWPDALTLAGIGLLVAGVLWAVRIKPVPVPGLVSPAPP, encoded by the coding sequence ATGGCGCTGGGGATGGCCTTCGCCCTGCTGGCAGGGCTGGTCTGGGGGCTGGTGTTCGTCGCGCCGCTGCTGCTGCCGCAGTATTCGGCCGCGCTGCTGACCTGCGGGCGCTATCTGGCTTTCGGGCTGGTGGCGCTGCCGCTGGGCTGGCTCGACCGGGCCCGTCTGCGGGAGTTCGCGCCCGCGGACTGGCTGGAGGCGCTCAAGCTCTCGGCGGTCGGGAATTTCCTCTACTACCTGTGTCTGGCTGCCGCCATCCAGCGCGCGGGCGGGCCGCTGCCGACGATGGTCATCGGCACACTGCCGGTGGTGATCGCGATCAGCTCCAACCTGCGCGATGCGCAGCGTGACGGCCGGCTGCCCTGGCTGAAGCTGCTGCCCTCGCTGGCCCTGATCGCCACCGGCATCGCCTGCGTGAACCAGGTGGAGCTGCAGCAGCTGCGCCTGGAGCGCGACTTCGACTTCGGGCGCTATGGCAGCGGCCTGTTGCTGGCGGTGGGCGCGGTGGTGTGCTGGACCTGGTATCCGATGCGCAATGCCGACTGGCTGCGGGCGCACGCGGACCGCAATCCACGCAGCTGGGCGACGGCGCAAGGGCTGATGACACTGCCACTCGCGGTGCTGGGCTATGGCGCACTCTGGCTCTGGAGTGCCTTCGGCGGTGACCCCGGGCTGTCGATGCCGTTCGGGCCGACCCCGCAACGCTACCTCCTGCTGATGCTCGCCGTCGGACTTCTGGCGTCCTGGGTCGGCACGCTCTGCTGGAACGAGGCCAGCCAGCGTCTGCCCACGGCGCTGGTCGGGCAACTCATCGTCTTCGAGACGCTCTCGGCGCTGAGCTATGCCTTGCTGTTGCGCGGTGTCTGGCCCGATGCGCTGACCCTTGCGGGTATCGGCCTGCTGGTGGCTGGCGTCCTGTGGGCCGTGCGCATCAAGCCGGTGCCCGTGCCCGGCCTGGTGTCACCGGCGCCCCCCTGA